Proteins from a single region of Paenibacillus sp. BIHB 4019:
- a CDS encoding response regulator: protein MYKVLIVDDEPEIRLGLRLKVDWEELGLCIAGEAANGMEALEQLERDAFDVVMTDMNMPVMDGLSFLDDCRRLYPEIRLIILTGYEDFSYAHAAVRHQARHYLLKPVARDELTEALLKVRGELDREQESQRQSEDMKWRLTQYYREMKEHFLRYLIRGETGREEALLERAKLFQLEEWGERTVRFMTAGLEQRGQRLNPLIQAEQAGQRSQSEQADQAGQRSQTEQAEQTDRTDQTRQPKQADQTAWQTNRRPEQFSLPFELICRELAEGSTGSVQVVRDEHYHGLMHIALLDGEEKPAEFEQKLRDMVYGHLGFVPSIGIGNAVKGFKQWKEGCMSSLVAWNLAEAQARQGERAAEEPFLLPKETVDLIRRLLERGEMEQLVKMIERELKEALSVSRIRFVKAIFQFNLVLEAQAHEAHVPLTGGEQLWLRPEMALNLSTAEKACQFLMQLAASIHDKLQGAEEGAVDTVLEASRQYIAENYMYDLNLTMLAERFNYNSSYFSELFKAKAGKTFIHYLTDVRMGHATRLLEETGLSLWDISELSGFSNASYFSSKFKRMYGLTPSEFRQRLSEKSDNELPKK from the coding sequence ATGTATAAGGTGCTGATTGTGGACGACGAACCGGAAATCCGGCTGGGGCTGCGGCTCAAGGTAGATTGGGAGGAGCTGGGCCTATGTATTGCGGGCGAGGCGGCGAATGGCATGGAGGCGCTGGAGCAGCTGGAGCGCGATGCTTTCGATGTTGTGATGACAGACATGAACATGCCCGTGATGGACGGCTTGTCTTTTTTGGACGATTGCCGCAGGCTGTACCCTGAAATCCGGCTGATCATCCTTACAGGCTATGAGGATTTTAGTTATGCTCATGCGGCTGTCCGCCATCAGGCACGCCATTATTTGCTCAAGCCTGTTGCGCGGGATGAGCTGACGGAGGCACTGCTGAAAGTCAGAGGGGAGCTCGATAGGGAGCAGGAGAGCCAGCGGCAGTCCGAGGATATGAAATGGCGTTTGACCCAGTATTATCGGGAAATGAAGGAGCATTTTCTGCGCTATCTCATCCGGGGCGAGACAGGGCGTGAGGAAGCGCTATTGGAGCGGGCAAAGCTGTTTCAGCTGGAGGAATGGGGAGAGCGGACGGTCCGATTTATGACAGCAGGGCTAGAGCAGCGCGGTCAGCGCCTGAATCCGCTGATTCAGGCGGAGCAGGCTGGACAGAGGAGCCAGTCAGAACAAGCAGACCAGGCTGGACAGAGGAGTCAGACGGAACAAGCAGAACAAACAGACCGGACAGACCAGACACGGCAGCCGAAACAAGCAGACCAGACGGCTTGGCAGACGAACCGCAGGCCGGAGCAGTTCAGCCTGCCGTTCGAGCTGATATGCCGTGAGCTGGCGGAGGGTTCCACTGGCTCGGTGCAAGTCGTTCGAGACGAGCATTATCACGGCTTAATGCATATCGCTTTGCTGGATGGAGAGGAGAAGCCAGCGGAATTTGAGCAGAAGCTGCGCGATATGGTATACGGGCATCTCGGATTCGTGCCCTCCATCGGCATAGGAAATGCTGTGAAAGGCTTTAAGCAGTGGAAGGAGGGCTGCATGTCCTCGCTCGTCGCCTGGAATTTGGCAGAGGCGCAAGCTCGCCAAGGGGAACGGGCAGCGGAGGAGCCGTTTCTGCTTCCGAAGGAGACGGTTGATTTGATCCGGAGGCTGCTGGAACGGGGAGAAATGGAGCAGCTCGTCAAAATGATAGAGCGCGAGCTGAAGGAGGCGCTCAGCGTATCGCGCATCCGGTTCGTGAAGGCGATTTTTCAGTTTAACCTCGTCTTGGAGGCGCAGGCGCATGAAGCGCATGTGCCGTTAACGGGCGGCGAGCAGCTTTGGCTGCGTCCGGAAATGGCGCTCAACCTAAGCACAGCGGAGAAAGCCTGCCAATTTTTAATGCAGCTTGCCGCATCTATCCATGACAAGCTGCAAGGGGCGGAAGAGGGCGCTGTTGATACGGTTCTGGAGGCTTCCAGGCAATATATCGCGGAAAACTACATGTATGACTTGAATTTGACGATGCTCGCTGAACGATTCAATTATAATTCGTCCTACTTCTCGGAGCTGTTTAAAGCGAAAGCGGGAAAAACGTTTATTCACTATTTGACTGACGTCCGCATGGGACATGCAACCCGGCTGCTGGAGGAAACGGGGCTCAGCCTATGGGATATATCCGAGCTGTCCGGCTTTTCCAATGCGAGCTATTTCAGCTCCAAGTTTAAAAGGATGTATGGCCTGACACCGTCCGAATTCCGCCAGCGCCTATCTGAAAAAAGTGATAACGAACTCCCGAAGAAATGA